A single genomic interval of Pyrus communis chromosome 7, drPyrComm1.1, whole genome shotgun sequence harbors:
- the LOC137740990 gene encoding UDP-glycosyltransferase 83A1-like codes for MSGPHILVLPAPAQGHVIPMMELSQSLVNHGFKVTFVNTDFNHNRVTSALPDDQSHIRGDCIDLVSIPDGLEPGQDRNDLGKLSEAMQRVMPGKLEELIEKINNRGEGDKITCVIADQVVGWVLEIAVKMKIKAAAFWPASAAVLALTFSVPKLIDEGIIDNDGTILKNQVIQLAPNMPTMKTADFVWACIGNKTTQEIMFQNMVKCNKAVQVADWLLCNSAYDLEPATFTFAPKILPIGPLLASRRLGNSAGHFWSQDSTCLEWLDQQPPNSVIYVAFGSFTVFNPTQFKELALALELSERPFLWVVRPDITDTSDPYPEGYQKRVASLGQVVGWAPQQKVLAHPSIACFLSHCGWNSTLEGLSNGVPFLCWPYFADQFTNESYICDVWKVGLKFEKNETGIITKEEIKNKLEQLLGDKDFNERALKLKELAVANVEGGQSNKIFKNFVEWMKS; via the exons ATGAGCGGCCCTCATATTTTAGTTCTTCCTGCTCCTGCACAAGGCCATGTAATTCCCATGATGGAGTTGTCACAAAGCTTAGTGAATCATGGCTTCAAGGTCACATTTGTCAACACAGACTTCAATCACAACCGCGTCACGAGCGCCTTGCCTGATGATCAAAGTCATATAAGGGGGGATTGCATCGACCTAGTTTCAATTCCGGATGGCTTAGAACCGGGGCAGGACAGGAATGACCTAGGAAAGTTATCTGAGGCAATGCAACGAGTCATGCCAGGGAAGTTGGAGGAGCTGATAGAGAAGATCAATAACCGAGGGGAAGGCGATAAAATCACTTGTGTCATTGCTGATCAGGTTGTCGGGTGGGTTTTGGAAATTGCGGTGAAAATGAAAATCAAGGCGGCCGCCTTTTGGCCGGCATCAGCTGCAGTTTTAGCCTTGACGTTTAGCGTCCCCAAGTTAATTGATGAAGGAATCATTGACAATGATG GAACCATATTGAAAAACCAGGTGATTCAGTTGGCACCAAACATGCCCACCATGAAAACTGCAGACTTTGTCTGGGCATGTATTGGTAATAAAACCACTCAGGAAATCATGTTTCAGAACATGGTAAAATGCAACAAGGCTGTGCAAGTGGCGGACTGGCTTCTTTGCAACTCTGCGTATGATCTTGAGCCAGCAACATTCACCTTTGCACCCAAGATTCTACCAATAGGCCCGCTCTTGGCGAGCAGACGGCTTGGAAATTCAGCAGGCCACTTCTGGTCGCAAGACTCAACTTGCTTAGAGTGGCTGGATCAACAGCCACCCAACTCAGTGATCTATGTTGCATTTGGCAGCTTCACAGTTTTTAATCCAACCCAATTCAAAGAACTGGCTCTGGCTCTTGAATTATCGGAGAGGCCATTTCTCTGGGTCGTGAGGCCAGATATCACTGACACGAGTGATCCCTACCCGGAAGGATATCAAAAGCGAGTAGCCTCTCTCGGTCAGGTGGTGGGTTGGGCACCTCAACAGAAGGTTCTGGCTCATCCTTCGATTGCTTGCTTCCTAAGCCATTGCGGTTGGAACTCTACCCTAGAAGGCCTAAGCAATGGGGTTCCTTTCTTGTGCTGGCCATACTTTGCAGACCAGTTCACTAATGAGAGCTACATTTGTGACGTTTGGAAGGTGGGATTGAAATTCGAAAAGAATGAAACTGGCATCATcacaaaagaagaaatcaagAACAAGTTGGAACAACTGCTCGGAGACAAAGATTTCAACGAAAGAGCTTTGAAACTGAAGGAATTGGCCGTCGCCAATGTCGAAGGAGGCCAATCTAACAAGATCTTCAAGAATTTTGTTGAATGGATGAAATCATAG
- the LOC137740385 gene encoding UDP-glycosyltransferase 83A1-like translates to MSSPHILAVPVPAQGHVIPMMALSQCLVNHGFKVTFVNTDFNHNRVANALPDDQSHMMKDRIDLVSIPDGLEPGEDRKDLGLLTEAMRRVMPGKLEELIEKINGGDGEKITCVIADQGIGWALEVAAKMKIKAVAFWPASAAVLALKFAIPKLIDEGIIDNDGTVLKTPAIQLAPNMPAIKTADFMWACIGNKKTQKIIFQFMVRSIKAVQVADWILCNSAYDLEPATFTFAPEILPIGPLLASSRLGNSAGNFWPQDSTCLQWLDQQLPSSVIYVAFGSFTIFNQTQFLELALALELSERPFLWVVRPDITDTTSDPYPEGYQERVASRGRMVGWAPQQKVLAHPSIACFLSHCGWNSTLEGLSNGVPFLCWPYFADQFTNESYICDVWKVGLKFEKNETGIVPKEEIKNKVDQLLGDEIYTARARKLKEVAITNVEEGGQSNKILKNFIEWMKS, encoded by the exons ATGAGCAGCCCGCATATTTTAGCTGTTCCCGTTCCTGCACAAGGCCATGTAATTCCCATGATGGCGCTGTCACAATGCTTAGTGaatcatggcttcaaagtcACATTTGTCAACACAGACTTCAATCACAACCGCGTCGCGAACGCCTTGCCCGATGATCAAAGTCATATGATGAAGGATCGTATCGATCTAGTTTCAATTCCGGATGGTTTGGAACCCGGGGAGGACAGGAAAGATCTAGGACTGTTAACGGAAGCAATGAGACGAGTCATGCCGGGGAAGTTGGAGGAGCTGATAGAGAAGATTAATGGAGGGGATGGTGAAAAAATCACTTGTGTCATTGCCGATCAGGGTATCGGGTGGGCGCTTGAAGTTGCGGCGAAGATGAAAATCAAGGCGGTCGCCTTTTGGCCTGCGTCAGCTGCGGTCCTGGCCTTGAAATTTGCCATCCCCAAGTTAATTGATGAAGGAATCATTGACAATGATG GAACCGTATTGAAAACACCGGCGATTCAGTTGGCACCAAACATGCCCGCCATAAAAACTGCGGACTTTATGTGGGCGTGTATTGGTAATAAAAAAACTCAGAAAATCATATTTCAATTTATGGTTAGAAGCATCAAGGCTGTGCAAGTGGCAGACTGGATTCTTTGCAACTCTGCATACGACCTCGAGCCTGCAACATTCACCTTTGCACCCGAGATTTTACCAATAGGTCCACTCTTGGCGAGCAGCCGGCTTGGGAATTCAGCAGGCAACTTCTGGCCGCAAGACTCAACTTGCTTACAATGGCTGGATCAACAGCTGCCCAGCTCAGTGATCTATGTTGCATTTGGAAGCTTCACGATTTTCAATCAAACACAATTCCTGGAGCTTGCTCTGGCTCTTGAATTATCCGAGAGGCCATTTCTCTGGGTTGTGAGGCCGGATATCACTGACACGACAAGTGATCCATACCCGGAAGGATATCAAGAGCGAGTAGCCTCTCGCGGTCGAATGGTGGGTTGGGCGCCTCAACAAAAGGTTCTGGCTCATCCGTCGATTGCTTGCTTCTTAAGCCACTGCGGTTGGAACTCTACCCTGGAAGGCCTAAGCAATGGGGTTCCTTTCTTGTGCTGGCCATACTTTGCAGACCAGTTCACTAACGAGAGCTACATTTGTGACGTTTGGAAGGTGGGATTGAAATTCGAAAAGAATGAAACGGGAATCGTCCCGAAAGAAGAAATCAAGAACAAGGTAGATCAACTGCTCGGTGACGAAATTTATACAGCAAGAGCTCGCAAACTCAAGGAAGTGGCCATCACTAATGTTGAAGAAGGCGGCCAATCTAACAAAATCTTAAAGAACTTTATTGAATGGATGAAATCATAG
- the LOC137738760 gene encoding UDP-glycosyltransferase 83A1-like, which yields MSRPHIVAIPYPAQGHVIPLMELSQSLANHGIKVSFVNTEYNHKRIAKALAGESLIDLVSLPDGLEPWEDKSELEQLSEAMKWIMPEKLEELIEKINGGEGENVTCVMADHHIFWALEVAEKMNIKAVAFWPAATASLALVLSVPKYIDEGIVDNDGTVLKSQNVDMGTNMPTMKTKDFVWACIGDFAMQKMIFDMMLKINSSRKLAQRAVCNSVHDLELEAFTLIPEVLPIGPLLASSRQGNSAGNFWPQDSTCLEWLDQQPPSSVIYVAFGSFTVFDPTQFKELALALELSERPFLWVVRSDTTDSTCDPYPEGYLERVASRGLMVSWAPQQKVLAHPSIACFVSHCGWNSTLEGISNGVPILCWPYFADQFINESYICDVWKAGLKFDRNESGLITKEEIKNKVEQLLDVEEFKERASKLMEFAMTSIKEGGKSNKNFNNFIEWLKS from the exons ATGAGCAGGCCACATATCGTAGCGATTCCTTATCCGGCGCAAGGGCACGTAATTCCCTTGATGGAGTTGTCGCAAAGCTTAGCGAACCATGGCATCAAGGTCAGTTTTGTGAACACGGAGTATAACCACAAGCGCATAGCGAAGGCCTTGGCTGGAGAGAGTCTTATTGATCTAGTTTCGCTTCCAGATGGGTTAGAACCGTGGGAGGACAAGAGCGAGCTAGAGCAACTATCCGAAGCAATGAAATGGATCATGCCAGAGAAGTTGGAGGAGCTCATAGAGAAGATCAACGGAGGGGAAGGCGAAAATGTCACTTGTGTCATGGCTGATCATCATATTTTCTGGGCCCTGGAAGTAGCAGAGAAGATGAACATCAAGGCAGTTGCATTTTGGCCTGCGGCAACTGCATCGTTGGCGTTGGTTCTCAGTGTACCAAAGTACATTGATGAAGGAATCGTTGACAACGATG gAACTGTATTGAAGAGCCAGAATGTTGACATGGGAACAAACATGCCCACCATGAAAACTAAAGACTTTGTGTGGGCATGCATAGGTGACTTTGCCATGCAGAAAATGATATTTGATATGATGTTAAAAATCAACAGCAGCCGGAAACTGGCACAACGGGCTGTTTGCAACTCGGTGCATGACCTCGAACTGGAAGCATTCACCCTGATACCCGAGGTTTTACCAATTGGCCCGCTCTTGGCAAGCAGCCGGCAAGGGAATTCGGCTGGGAACTTCTGGCCGCAGGACTCAACTTGCTTAGAGTGGCTGGACCAACAGCCACCCAGCTCAGTGATCTATGTTGCATTTGGCAGCTTCACAGTTTTCGATCCAACCCAATTCAAAGAATTGGCTTTGGCACTCGAATTATCCGAGAGGCCATTCCTCTGGGTCGTGAGGTCAGATACCACTGATAGTACTTGTGATCCCTACCCGGAAGGATATCTAGAGCGTGTAGCCTCTCGCGGCCTGATGGTCAGTTGGGCGCCTCAACAGAAGGTCCTGGCTCATCCTTCGATTGCTTGCTTCGTAAGTCACTGCGGGTGGAACTCCACCCTTGAAGGCATAAGCAATGGAGTTCCTATATTGTGCTGGCCATACTTTGCCGACCAGTTCATCAATGAGAGCTACATTTGTGACGTTTGGAAGGCGGGACTGAAATTCGATAGGAACGAAAGCGGGCTTATCACGAAAGAAGAAATCAAGAACAAGGTGGAACAGCTGCTTGATGTTGAAGAATTCAAAGAAAGAGCTTCCAAACTTATGGAATTTGCCATGACCAGTATCAAAGAAGGTGGCAAATCTAACAAGAACTTTAACAATTTTATTGAATGGCTCAAGTCATAG
- the LOC137739536 gene encoding small ribosomal subunit protein uS9c-like, with product MAVSITALTSSLSSLSFSSHIAQKPSIASFPGSKSVTFSRVCGTATPSPRLVVASVAAAPPTEVLETENLKKYVKSRLPGGFAAQTIIGTGRRKCAIARVVLQEGTGKVIINYRDAKEYLQGNPLWLQYVRVPLVTLGYESGYDVFVKAHGGGLSGQAQAISLGIARALLKVSEDHRRPLRKEGLLTRDARVVERKKPGLKKARKAPQFSKR from the exons ATGGCGGTCTCCATAACAGCTCTCACATCgtccctctcttctctctcattttcctcCCACATAGCTCAGAAGCCTAGCATTGCCTCGTTTCCCGGCTCCAAATCAGTGACTTTTTCGCGAGTGTGCGGAACCGCCACACCTTCCCCTCGTCTGGTGGTCGCTTCCGTCGCGGCGGCTCCTCCTACAGAAGTGCTGGAGACTGAAAACCTCAAGAAATACGTGAAATCGAGGCTTCCCGGCGGTTTTGCAGCTCAGACAATCATCGGGACTGGTCGCCGGAAGTGCGCGATTGCTCGTGTTGTACTCCAGGAGGGCACCGGCAAAGTCATCATCAACTATCGCGACGCCAAg GAATATCTGCAAGGCAACCCGTTGTGGCTACAGTACGTAAGAGTACCGTTGGTTACCTTAGGATACGAAAGTGGATACGATGTGTTTGTGAAGGCTCATGGCGGTGGCCTTTCTGGTCAGGCGCAGGCGATTTCCCTTGGCATTGCTCGAGCTTTGCTAAAGGTCAGCGAAGACCATAGAAGACCTCTCAGAAAGGAAGGGCTGCTGACTAGAGACGCCAGAGTAGTTGAAAGGAAGAAGCCTGGTCTCAAGAAAGCTCGCAAAGCCCCTCAGTTTTCAAAGCGTTAG
- the LOC137739211 gene encoding isoleucine--tRNA ligase, cytoplasmic-like → MEEVCEGKDFSFPKQEETILKLWSEIKAFETQLARTEGQPEYVFYDGPPFATGLPHYGHILAGTIKDIITRFFSMTGHHVIRRFGWDCHGLPVENEIDRTHGIKRRDDVLNMGIDKYNEACRSIVTRYVGEWEKVITRTGRWIDFQNDYKTMDLKFMESVWWVFAQLFEKELVYKGFKVMPYSTGCKTPLSNFEAGQDYRDVPDPEIMVTFPIVGDLENASFVAWTTTPWTLPSNLALCVNANFTYVKVRNNYSGKVYVVAESRLSALPSEKPKEKSTVVENGSKSKTKGGAGKKETVDSSSYQVLQKFSGVSLVGNKYVPLFDYFKEFSDVAFRVVADNYVTDDSGTGIVHCAPAFGEDDYRVCLENQVINKGDNLIVAVDDDGCFTERITDFSGFYVKDADKDIIEAVKAKGRLVKSGTFTHSYPFCWRSKTPLIYRAVPSWFIRVEQLKEKLLENNTQTYWVPDFVKEKRFHNWLENARDWAVSRSRFWGTPLPVWVSEDGEEILVIDSIDKLEKLSGVKVFDLHRHNIDHITIPSARGPQHGVLRRIDDVFDCWFESGSMPYAYIHYPFENVELFEKNFPGHFVAEGLDQTRGWFYTLMVLSTALFGKPAFRNLICNGLVLAEDGKKMSKSLKNYPSPMEVIDDYGADALRLYLINSPVVRAETLRFKKEGVFGVVKDVFLPWYNAYRFLVQNAKRLEDEGFGTFLPIDLATVQKSSNVLDQWINSATQSLVHFVQQEMNGYRLYTVVPYLLKFLDNLTNIYVRFNRKRLKGRTGEEDCRMALSTLYNVLLVSCKVMAPLTPFFTEVLYQNLRKILNESEESIHFCSFPKAEGKRDERMEQSVRRMMTVIDLGRNIRERHNKPLKTPLKEMVIVHPDADFLDDIAGKLREYVLEELNVRSLVTCNDTLEYASLRAEPDFSILGKRLGKSMGVVAKEVKAMSQESILAFEKAGEVSVSGHCLKVADIKVVRDFKRPNGTTEKEIDAAGDGDVLVVLDLRPDESLFEAGVAREIVRRVQQLRKTAALKPTDVLEAYFESLDQDKSVSQRVLQSQEEYITDAIGFPLRPSQVMPSDAVLVAEESSHGVSGMSFVIRLVRPTSSK, encoded by the exons ATGGAGGAAGTGTGCGAGGGCAAGGACTTCTCCTTCCCCAAACAAGAAGAAACCATCCTCAAACTCTGGTCCGAAATCAAAGCCTTCGAAACCCAATTGGCGCGCACGGAGGGCCAGCCGGAATACGTGTTCTACGACGGCCCTCCGTTTGCCACCGGCCTCCCGCACTATGGCCACATCTTGGCCGGAACCATCAAAGACATCATCACCCGATTCTTCTCCATGACCGGCCACCACGTCATCCGGCGATTCGGGTGGGACTGCCACGGCCTGCCTGTGGAGAACGAGATCGATCGGACTCACGGTATCAAGCGCCGGGACGACGTGCTGAATATGGGGATCGATAAGTACAACGAGGCCTGTAGAAGCATTGTGACGCGGTACGTCGGCGAGTGGGAGAAGGTTATCACCCGGACGGGGCGTTGGATTGATTTCCAGAACGATTACAAGACGATGGATTTGAAGTTTATGGAATCTGTGTGGTGGGTTTTTGCGCAATTGTTTGAAAAGGAGCTGGTTTATAAAGGATTCAAG GTCATGCCATACAGCACTGGTTGCAAGACACCACTCTCAAATTTTGAGGCTGGTCAAGACTATAGGGATGTGCCTGATCCCGAAATTATGGTGACTTTTCCAATTGTGGGAGATCTGGAAAATGCAAGTTTTGTGGCTTGGACAACTACACCATGGACCCTCCCTAGTAACTTAGCCCTCTGTGTCAATGCGAACTTTACTTATGTGAAGGTTCGCAACAACTACTCGGGGAAAGTTTATGTTGTTGCTGAATCTCGGTTGTCAGCTCTTCCTAGTGAGAAACCAAAAGAGAAAAGTACTGTAGTAGAAAATGGGTCCAAGTCTAAGACCAAGGGAGGAGCTGGGAAAAAGGAAACTGTCGACAGTTCATCATATCAAGTATTGCAGAAATTCTCAGGGGTTTCATTAGTGGGAAACAAGTATGTGCCACTGTTTGACTACTTTAAGGAGTTCTCTGATGTGGCATTTAGAGTTGTTGCGGACAACTATGTTACTGATGATAGTGGGACTGGTATTGTTCATTGTGCTCCTGCCTTTGGCGAGGATGATTATCGTGTTTGCCTTGAAAACCAAGTAATCAATAAGGGAGACAACTTGATTGTAGCGGTTGATGATGATGGCTGCTTTACAGAAAGAATCACTGATTTCAGCGGGTTCTATGTCAAGGATGCCGATAAAGATATTATTGAAGCAGTGAAG GCAAAAGGAAGGCTAGTGAAGTCCGGAACTTTTACTCATTCTTATCCCTTTTGCTGGAGATCTAAAACTCCACTTATCTACAGAGCTGTTCCAAGTTGGTTTATCCGGGTGGAGcagttgaaagaaaaattgcTAGAAAATAACACACAGACTTACTGGGTTCCTGACTTTGTCAAGGAAAAGCGCTTCCACAATTGGCTGGAAAATGCAAGAGATTGGGCCGTTAGTCGAAGTAGGTTTTGGGGAACTCCTCTCCCTGTGTGGGTTAGTGAGGATGGTGAGGAGATACTAGTCATCGATTCTATTGATAAGCTTGAAAAGCTTTCCGGTGTTAAG GTTTTTGATCTGCACCGGCACAATATCGATCATATCACTATTCCATCTGCTCGTGGTCCGCAACATGGTGTTCTTCGACGTATAGATGATGTGTTTGATTGCTGGTTTGAGAGTGGATCCATGCCTTATGCTTATATCCACTATCCTTTCGAGAATGTTGAGCTTTTTGAGAAAAATTTTCCTGGGCATTTCGTTGCAGAAGGGCTAGATCAGACTCGTGGGTGGTTCTACACTCTTATGGTGTTATCTACTGCGTTATTTGGGAAACCTGCTTTTAGAAACCTGATTTGCAATGGACTTGTCCTTGCTGAGGatggaaaaaaaatgagtaaaaGTTTGAAGAACTATCCTTCACCAATGGAGGTTATTGATGACTATGGTGCTGATGCACTACGATTATACCTCATCAACTCTCCTGTTGTGCGTGCGGAGACATTACGTTTCAAGAAGGAAGGAGTTTTTGGTGTGGTCAAGGATGTATTTCTTCCTTGGTACAATGCATACAGGTTCCTTGTTCAGAATGCAAAGAGACTTGAAGATGAAGGGTTTGGCACTTTCCTCCCTATTGATCTAGCCACTGTACAAAAATCGTCTAATGTGCTTGACCAGTGGATCAACTCGGCCACACAGAGTCTTGTGCATTTTGTCCAACAAGAGATGAATGGTTATCGACTTTACACGGTGGTTCCATATCTTTTGAAGTTTCTTGACAACTTGACAAATATTTATGTGCGATTCAATCGCAAGAGGCTAAAGGGTCGTACTGGTGAAGAAGATTGTAGGATGGCACTCTCAACTCTTTACAATGTCCTCTTAGTGTCCTGTAAAGTGATGGCACCATTAACGCCATTCTTCACTGAGGTGCTTTATCAAAATTTGCGGAAAATTTTGAATGAGTCAGAGGAAAGCATTCACTTTTGTAGTTTTCCTAAAGCAGAAGGAAAGAGGGATGAACGAATGGAGCAGAGTGTTAGAAGAATGATGACCGTGATTGATCTTGGCCGTAACATTCGTGAGCGTCACAATAAGCCTCTCAAGACACCTCTTAAGGAGATGGTTATAGTTCATCCTGATGCAGACTTTCTTGATGATATTGCTGGAAAGCTAAGAGAGTATGTGTTGGAGGAACTTAATGTACGATCTCTTGTCACGTGTAATGATACATTGGAGTATGCTTCGTTACGTGCAGAGCCTGATTTTAGTATACTGGGTAAGCGGCTTGGAAAATCGATGGGGGTTGTTGCCAAAGAAGTCAAGGCCATGTCCCAGGAAAGCATTTTAGCATTTGAGAAAGCTGGAGAAGTTAGTGTTTCTGGTCATTGTTTAAAGGTTGCTGATATTAAGGTGGTTAGGGATTTCAAACGTCCTAATGGAACGACAGAAAAAGagatagatgcagcgggagatGGTGATgttttggtggttttggatttACGTCCAGATGAGTCCTTGTTTGAGGCTGGTGTTGCTCGCGAAATTGTTAGGAGAGTTCAACAGTTACGGAAGACAGCTGCCCTTAAACCTACTGACGTGCTGGAGGCCTACTTTGAATCTTTAGATCAAGATAAATCAGTCTCACAACGGGTTTTACAATCCCAGGAAGAATACATTACAGATGCCATTGGTTTTCCATTGCGTCCTTCTCAAGTGATGCCATCAGATGCTGTCCTTGTCGCGGAGGAGAGTTCCCATGGGGTATCGGGCATGTCATTTGTTATCAGATTGGTTCGCCCTACCAGTTCCAAGTAG
- the LOC137738748 gene encoding UDP-glycosyltransferase 83A1-like, whose product MVNPHVLVIPYPAQGHVIPLFELSRCLVKHSIEVTFVNTEHVHMQMKNALAMEDEIGSRIHHVFISDGLESVEDRKIPGKFSAAIMQVMPGKFEELIEEINGANGDQITCVLADQSLGWALEIAKQKAIKRAAFCPAAAALLVLGFSIPKLIDEGIVANDGTPTKKQVIKLSPEMPGMNTSNFVWACLGSKALQKNVFQLMVRNNQSIKLADWLLCNSTYDLEPAAFSMAPQILPIGPLLASNRLESSAGNVLQDDSCLNWLDQQSPQSVIYVAFGSITVFDRKQFEELAWGLELSNRSFLWVVRDDNAHTKNEAFPEGFLDRVADRGRIVAWAPQQRVLSHPSIACFVSHCGWNSTMEGVSYGVPFMCWPYFADQFLNQTYICEVWKVGLGFERDESGIVTRREISSKVEQLLGNDEIGARVLDMKKKVTDSVEEGGGSNKNFNSFVDWMKR is encoded by the exons ATGGTCAATCCACATGTTTTGGTGATTCCTTATCCAGCACAAGGGCATGTAATTCCTTTGTTTGAGCTTTCAAGATGCCTTGTAAAACACAGTATCGAGGTCACGTTTGTAAATACAGAGCATGTTCATATGCAAATGAAAAATGCATTGGCAATGGAGGATGAAATAGGGAGTAGGATTCATCATGTATTTATTTCTGACGGGTTAGAATCCGTGGAAGATAGGAAAATACCAGGGAAGTTTTCTGCAGCAATCATGCAGGTTATGCCCGGAAAGTTTGAGGAGCTTATCGAAGAGATTAACGGAGCGAATGGGGATCAGATCACTTGTGTTCTTGCTGATCAGAGTCTTGGATGGGCCCTGGAAATTGCCAAGCAGAAGGCGATCAAGCGCGCTGCCTTCTGCCCGGCAGCAGCTGCGCTCTTGGTGCTTGGATTTAGCATTCCAAAGCTGATTGATGAGGGAATTGTTGCCAATGATG GAACTCCCACAAAGAAACAAGTAATTAAATTGTCACCAGAGATGCCTGGCATGAACACATCAAACTTTGTGTGGGCATGCCTTGGCAGCAAGGCTCTGCAGAAGAATGTGTTTCAACTTATGGTTAGAAACAACCAATCAATAAAGTTAGCAGACTGGTTACTTTGCAACTCAACCTACGACCTCGAGCCGGCGGCGTTTTCCATGGCTCCACAGATCCTACCAATAGGTCCACTTTTGGCAAGCAACCGACTCGAAAGCTCTGCCGGAAACGTCTTGCAGGATGACTCTTGCTTGAATTGGCTTGACCAACAATCTCCACAATCAGTCATATATGTTGCTTTTGGTAGTATCACAGTTTTTGATCGAAAACAGTTCGAAGAATTGGCCTGGGGGCTTGAACTCTCCAATAGGTCTTTTCTGTGGGTGGTCAGGGATGATAATGCACACACAAAAAATGAAGCCTTCCCGGAAGGATTTCTTGACAGGGTTGCTGATCGAGGGCGGATAGTAGCTTGGGCACCACAGCAGAGGGTTCTGTCTCATCCGTCAATCGCGTGTTTCGTGAGCCATTGTGGCTGGAATTCCACAATGGAAGGTGTAAGTTACGGGGTGCCTTTTATGTGCTGGCCTTACTTTGCTGACCAGTTTTTAAACCAAACCTACATTTGTGAGGTTTGGAAGGTTGGTTTGGGGTTTGAACGGGATGAAAGTGGGATCGTCACGCGCAGAGAAATCTCAAGCAAGGTGGAGCAGCTGCTAGGAAATGATGAAATAGGAGCCAGGGTTTTAGACATGAAGAAAAAGGTTACGGATAGTGTCGAAGAAGGTGGCGGctcaaacaaaaatttcaatagTTTTGTCGATTGGATGAAACGATAA
- the LOC137741000 gene encoding transcription initiation factor IIB-2-like, with protein MEDKEFCRDCKQETDVVSDHTSGDTICTVCGLILEARYIDERAEWRNFADQNPEEDRTRVGKAFDPLLDNGVLSTCISKEKKKNTKKGTDADGNFPPNKWTNRAVNPYNSLLKPFKYLDEMAARLDIYEGVPKCILDHARGLYMKADDKNFCKGRNSNPIMAACLLLAFEESQNTRTLKEITMVANGPSKKEISKMKEELKRRLGLASKIKSAIDLWPRHCSNLGMSSKDKKAVEEALKNLANFDIRRNPNSVVAAVMYMVVQLSNGNNCSVQDVSKAADGVAVGTTKKTYKDIYPYASQIIPTWYCRLEDLKKLITP; from the exons ATGGAAGATAAAGAGTTCTGTAGAGACTGCAAGCAAGAGACAGACGTCGTGTCCGACCACACGTCGGGTGACACAATCTGCACCGTCTGTGGTTTGATCCTTGAAGCCCGCTACATCGATGAAAGAGCCGAGTGGCGAAATTTTGCCGATCAGAACCCCGAAGAAGACCGGACTCGCGTCGGAAAAGCCTTCGATCCTTTGCTGGATAATGGTGTTCTTTCCACTTGTATAtccaaagaaaagaagaaaaacaccaAGAAGGGTACTGATGCCGATGGTAATTTTCCTCCTAATAAATGGACCAATAGGGCTGTAAACCCTTACAATTCTCTCCTAAAACCTTTCAAGTACCTCGACGAGATGGCCGCCCGGCTAGACATATACGAAGGCGTTCCGAAATGCATACTGGATCATGCCAGAGGTCTATACATGAAGGCCGATGATAAGAACTTCTGTAAGGGGAGAAATTCTAACCCTATAATGGCTGCTTGCCTCTTGCTTGCATTTGAAGAAAGCCAAAATACGCGAACACTAAAGGAAATCACCATGGTTGCCAATGGGCCATCtaaaaaagaaattagcaaGATGAAGGAAGAGTTGAAGAGAAGACTAGGGCTTGCTTCCAAGATCAAAAGCGCCATCGACCTTTGGCCGCGACATTGCTCGAATCTTGGTATGAGTAGTAAAGATAAGAAGGCTGTGGAAGAAGCTCTGAAGAATTTGGCAAATTTTGATATTAGGAGAAACCCCAATTCTGTTGTGGCAGCGGTTATGTACATGGTAGTTCAGCTTTCTAATGGGAATAACTGTTCTGTTCAAG ATGTCTCAAAAGCAGCTGATGGTGTTGCTGTAGGGACAACTAAAAAGACATACAAGGATATTTATCCCTATGCTTCACAGATAATACCAACCTGGTATTGCAGGTTGGAGGACCTCAAGAAACTTATCACTCCTTGA